The segment GAAGTTCACCGCGAGCCAGCGCCGGTTTGAGCATATTGCCCGCATCCATGGCACCGTCGGCTTTGCCCGCCCCCACCATCGTGTGTAGCTCATCAATAAACAGGATGACATTCCCCTCCTGCTTTGACAGATCGCTGAGCACGCCTTTCAGGCGTTCTTCAAACTCACCGCGGTATTTTGCACCCGCCACCAGCGCCCCCATGTCCAGAGCCAGTACCCTGCGCCCCTTCAGGCCTTCCGGGACTTCCCCGTTAATAATACGCTGAGCCAGCCCCTCAACGATGGCCGTCTTACCGACGCCGGGTTCACCAATCAGTACCGGGTTATTTTTTGTTCGACGTTGCAGCACCTGAATTGTCCGGCGGATCTCTTCATCGCGCCCAATAACCGGATCGAGCTTGCCCTGCTCGGCACGTTCAGTCAGATCGATAGTGTATTTTTTTAAAGCCTGACGCTGATCTTCAGCTCCCTGGTCGTTCACGGTTTCTCCCCCACGCATTTGATCGATGGCTTTGGTGAGCTTTTCACTCGTCGCTCCGGCAGATTTAAGGAGATCTGCCAGTGAGCCGCGCGAGTCCAGCGCGGCCAGAACGAAAAGTTCGGATGAGATAAAGTTGTCGGCGCGCTTCTGGGCCAGCTTATCGCAGAGGTTCAGAACGCGAATGAGATCCGCAGAAGGCTGCACGTCGCCGCCTGCGCCTTCCACCTGGGGCAGACGGCTGATTGCCTGCTCCACACCGCTACGCAGTGCAGCAACATCCACACCGGCGGTGGTGAGTAAAGGACGCACGGAGCCGCCCTCCTGATTAAGTAAGGCACTGATCAGGTGAAGAGGTTCGATAAATTGATTGTCGCGCCCAAGCGCTAAAGACTGCGCATCGGAGAGCGCAAGTTGGAATTTGTTAGTAAGACGATCCAGACGCATAATTCCCCCTATTCAGGTCAAATTGCTACTGGAGATTAAAATGAGGTCATCCCTCAAATTTTCAAGTTTAATGACCCAAATATTTTGGTGAAAAATACATCAATCTGGACCGTCTTATGGCGCTAGGTTATATCAGCCAGATCAAACTTGCCATACGGCCAGTGACGCCATCGCGCCGGAAAGAGAAAAATTGCTCGCCGGCAGAATGGGTGCAAAGGCCGCCACCCGAGATGTGGCGCACTCCCATGCGCTTCAGATGCCCTCGCGCAAGCTGCCAGATATCAGCATAATATTTTTCACCCGCCGGGCGGAAAGCGCCTTCATCGCTCATATTCTGAGCAATAAAGGCCGTTCTGACTTCCGGACCCACTTCAAATGCGCCTGGACCTATTGCCGGCCCCAGCCAGGCAATCACCTCTTCCGGTGGACAGCGAAAAGCCGCAACGGTCGCCTCTAAAATACCGCCGCAAAGCCCTCGCCAGCCCGCATGGGCCGCCGCGACTTGCTTTCCCGATACGGAGGTGAACAGCACCGGCAGGCAATCTGCCGTCATCACCGCACACACCACGCCAGGTTTGCAGGTCCATGC is part of the Erwinia sp. HDF1-3R genome and harbors:
- the yfiH gene encoding purine nucleoside phosphorylase YfiH, which produces MSLIYPQWSAPAGVSACSTTRTGGVSAAPWDSFNLGDHVGDASDRVQANRERLVMQAAMPAMPVWLEQVHGSRVIELTGEQPSCRRADAAWTCKPGVVCAVMTADCLPVLFTSVSGKQVAAAHAGWRGLCGGILEATVAAFRCPPEEVIAWLGPAIGPGAFEVGPEVRTAFIAQNMSDEGAFRPAGEKYYADIWQLARGHLKRMGVRHISGGGLCTHSAGEQFFSFRRDGVTGRMASLIWLI